The DNA window CCAGCCCGTCGTCGACCGGGTCGGCGTAGTCAGAAAGCGCTTCGGGGTTCGAGACGGCGTCCTCGTGGAGGAAAAAGAGCACGTCGTCGGCGCGCTCGCCCGCCAGGAACTCGGCGTGGTTGCTCATACGGGGGAGAGTCGGCCACCGCTCAAAAGTCACCCGCTCCGCTCCCACACGGCCAGCTCGCTGGTGCCGGCCGGGCCTTGAATGTCAGCCCTGGGACTTGTCGTTAGGTATTCGTTATTTTAGGGCAGCCAAAAACTAGGTGCAACACACGAGTACGGAACCGAACCTGGAGACGGCGGTCGAACGCACACCCGAGTCGAACGTCGGGGCGCTCCCGGCAGCGTGAGCGGCGCGTAAACTCCTAACCTTATTTACCTGTCCGAAAACTTTATTATATTTTTAGGCTAGCCTAAAACCGCATGTCTCGGACACGCAACTATCTGTGGACGTATCGGGCCACGACTGCCGGAGGTGTGGCGGCGTGAGCTACGACAGCAACCGAGCCATCCTCAGCCAGCAGGCCGGCAGGGAGTCGAGCGCGCGGACCTACCCGCGATATCTCCCGCTGGCGATACGGGAGGCGAAGGGCGTCGAGGTCACCGACATGGACGGCAACGAGTACTACGACTGCCTCGCCGGCGCGGGGACGCTCGCGCTGGGTCACAACCATCCCGCAGTGGTCGAGGCCATGGAGACGGCCATCGACGCCGACCGGCCGATTCACACACTCGACATCTCGACGCCGGCCAAGGAGCGGTTCGTGGATTCGCTGTTCGAGAGCCTCCCCGACGAGTTCAGCGACCGAGCGAAGGTACAGTTCTGTAGCCCGGCGGGGACCGACGCCGTCGAAGCGGCGCTGAAGCTCGTCAAGACGGCGACGGGCAACCGGAGCGTGCTCGGCTTCCAGGGCGCCTACCACGGGATGACCAGCGCCGCGCTCGCCCTGATGGGCGATACGGACGCCAAGGAGCCGCTTCCGGGGCTGCCCAACGACGTCCATCACCTGCCCTACCCCTACGACTACCGCTCGCCGTTCGGACCGGACAGCGACCACCGGACAGCGAGCCGCTACGTCGAGAACCTGCTCGACGACCCCGAGAGCGGTATCACCGACCCCGCCGGGATGATTCTCGAACCGGTTCAGGGCGAGGGCGGGGCCCTGCCCGCGCCCGACGAGTGGCTCCGGGAGATTCGCCGCATCACCCGCGAGCGGGATATCCCGCTCATCCTCGACGAGATACAGGCGGGGCTCGGGCGGACCGGCGAGCTCTACGCCTTCGAACACGCGGACATCACGCCCGACGTGGTGACACTCTCGAAGGCTATCGGTGGCGGGCTCCCGCTGGCCGTCGTCGTCTACGACGGGTCCCTGGACGTCTGGGAGCCCGGCGCCCACGCCGGCACCTTCCGGGGCAACCAGCTCGCGATGGCGGCCGGCGAGGCCACTATCGACTACATCCTCGAACACGACCTCGACGACCACGCGGCCAGGGTCGGGAAACGGCTGCGCTCCTCGCTGGAAGCCATGGCCGAGCAGTTCGAGGTCGTCGGCGACGTGCGGGGCCGCGGACTGATGCTCGGCGTCGAGTTCGTCGACCCCGACGCGGCGTGGCAGGGCGCCGGGCCACACGCGCCACACAGCGAGTTCGCGACCGCCGTCCAGTCGGCGTGTTTCGACCGCGGACTCATCATCGAACTCGGCGGTCGGGGCGGCGCGACCGCGCGGTTCCTCCCGCCGCTGGTGCTGACTGCCGACCAGGCCGACGAAGTGGCCGCTATTTTCGAGGAGGCGGTGGCCGCGGTCGCGGCCGACACCAACGCCCCGGAGGCGCCAGCATGAGCAGTGCCGACCTCTTCCTTGGCGGCGATACCGGCGAGTCGGCCTACCGGGCGGCGATGGGACGGGCGACCGACGCCGTCCTCTCCTCCTTTGCCGACGACGAGGACCCCTACTCGGGCTTTTCGCCCGAGGAACTCGCCGACCAGTTCGCCGAGCCGGTCCTCCCCGAGACCGGCACCGGGCTGGCGGCGGCCATCGACGAGGTGGAAGACCGGGTGCTCTCTCACTCGGTCGGGACGTCGAACCCCCAGTGTGTCGCCCACCTGCAGTGTCCGCCGCTGATTCCGGGACTGGCCGCCGAGATGATGGTCGCGGCGACGAACCAGTCGCTTGACTCGTTCGACCAGGCCCCCGCCGCGACCGTCATCGAGGAGCGTGTCGTCGCCGCGCTCTGCTCGCTGTTCGACCTCCCGGCGGTGGCCGACGGCGTGTTCACCAGCGGCGGGACCCAGTCGAACGTGCAGGCCCTCCTCCTGGCGCGGGACCGCTTCTGTGGCACGCAGTTCGGCCGTGACGTCCAGCAACAGGGGCTCCCGCCCGAAGCCGACGACCTGCGCATCCTCTGTTCGGCCGAGGCCCACTTCACCGGCAAACAGGCCGCCCACCACCTCGGGCTGGGCGAGGACGCAGTCGTCACGGTGCCCACCGACGAGCGCCACCGGATGGATGTCGACGCGCTGGACGACACGCTCACCGACCTCGAGGGCACGCCGTTCGCGCTGGTCGCGACCGCCGGCACCACCGACTTCGGCAGCATCGACCCACTCGCCGCCGTCGCCGACCGGGCCCGCGAGCACGACCTGTGGTTCCACGTCGACGCGGCCTACGGCGGCGCGCTGGCCGTGACCGACCGCGCCCCCCTCCTCGACGGTATCGAGCGGGCGGACTCGGTCGCCGTCGACTTCCACAAGCTGTTCTATCAGCCTATCAGCTGTGGCGCCCTGCTGGTGCGCGACGCGGCGAGTTTCGAGTGGATGGCGCGCAACGCCGCCTACCTGAACCCCGAGGCCCACGACGACGCGGGGGTCCCGAATCTCGTCGCGAAGTCGATGCAGACCACCCGGCGGTTCGACGCGCTGAAACCGTATCTCACCTTCCGCGCGCTGGGCCGAGACGGGCTGGCGGCACTCATCGAAGGGACACTGGAACTGGCCGAGGACGCCGCCGAACTGGTCGCGGCCGCCGAGGACTTCGAACTGCTCGGTGAGCCGACGCTCAACGCCGTCGTCTTCCGCTACCGGCCCGAGCAGGGGCTGGCCGAGGAGACCGTCGACCGGCTCAACGCGGCGACCCGGGAGGCGCTGCTTTCCGACGGCCGGGCCATCGTCGCCCGGACGACCGTCGACGGTGTCACCAGCCTCAAGTTCACGCTGTTGAATCCCACGACGACGCTGGACGACGTGGCGGCGATGCTCGACATCATCCGCGAGTGCGCAGCGGCAGTCTCGGGTCAGGAGGTGCCACGATGAGCCTCCACGCCGACCGCCAGCCGCCGTCGGTCGACCCCGCCGCCCGCGCCGACGACGCGACCGTCCACGCCTTCCTCAACTGCTATCTCAGGGAGACCGGCGACTACACCGTCACCGACGCGCCGGTGGCCGGTGTCGACCCCGGCCCGGACGGCCTCCTGCGGACGACACTGCCTGCCCAGGATATCGAGCTGCTGGCCCCGCTGACGTACCGCTCTCCCACCGAGCGCCACCTGTTCGAGACGCCGCTGCGCTACCGCCTCCCCGACGGGTCGACCTACCCCGCTGACGCTGCGACCCTCTCGACGCTCGTCGTCAGGGACCTCTCGCTGTCCCGTGACGGGACCGGCGTCCCCGACGCGCTGCTCGAACGCGTCCTCCGGAGCAAACAGACCACCGAGCAGTTCGTCGCGGCCCGCGCCGACGCCCCCGACGGTGCGTGGCTCCCGTTCGGCGACGCCGAACAGGCCCTCGTCTTCGGCCACCACCGCCACCCGACGCCCAAGAGCCGACAGGGTATCACCGAGCGCGACCGCCCGAGATACGCCCCGGAGCTGGGTGGCTCGTTCCCGCTTGCGTACTTCGCCGCGGACCCCGACCTCGTGACGACCGGCTCGGCACTCTCCCGGCCGGCACCGGCAATGGTCGAGGACTGCTTGCGGGCCGACGACGCCGTCGACGACGACCTCCTCGCCGAGTTCGGCGACGACGTCCTCCTGCCAGTCCACCCCTGGCAGGCCGACTACCTCCGGGACCAGCCCCACGTCCAGCACCTCCTGGGGGACGGGCTCTCGTATCTGGGCGAGCTCGGCGGCGAGTACCGCCCCACGACGTCCGTCCGGACGCTCTACCGCGAGGACGCCCCGTTCATGGTCAAGTCGTCGCTCGCGGTCACCATCACCAACTCCGTCCGGACGAACAAGCGGGCCGAACTGGAACGGGGCGTCGCCGTCGCCGAGCTGCTCGACACCGACTTCGGCGACGAACTCGCGGCGGCCTTCCCCGACTTCGACGTCGTCCGTGACCCGGCCTATCTCGCGCTCGACGCGGGCG is part of the Haloarcula salinisoli genome and encodes:
- a CDS encoding diaminobutyrate--2-oxoglutarate transaminase, yielding MSYDSNRAILSQQAGRESSARTYPRYLPLAIREAKGVEVTDMDGNEYYDCLAGAGTLALGHNHPAVVEAMETAIDADRPIHTLDISTPAKERFVDSLFESLPDEFSDRAKVQFCSPAGTDAVEAALKLVKTATGNRSVLGFQGAYHGMTSAALALMGDTDAKEPLPGLPNDVHHLPYPYDYRSPFGPDSDHRTASRYVENLLDDPESGITDPAGMILEPVQGEGGALPAPDEWLREIRRITRERDIPLILDEIQAGLGRTGELYAFEHADITPDVVTLSKAIGGGLPLAVVVYDGSLDVWEPGAHAGTFRGNQLAMAAGEATIDYILEHDLDDHAARVGKRLRSSLEAMAEQFEVVGDVRGRGLMLGVEFVDPDAAWQGAGPHAPHSEFATAVQSACFDRGLIIELGGRGGATARFLPPLVLTADQADEVAAIFEEAVAAVAADTNAPEAPA
- a CDS encoding pyridoxal phosphate-dependent decarboxylase family protein, which encodes MSSADLFLGGDTGESAYRAAMGRATDAVLSSFADDEDPYSGFSPEELADQFAEPVLPETGTGLAAAIDEVEDRVLSHSVGTSNPQCVAHLQCPPLIPGLAAEMMVAATNQSLDSFDQAPAATVIEERVVAALCSLFDLPAVADGVFTSGGTQSNVQALLLARDRFCGTQFGRDVQQQGLPPEADDLRILCSAEAHFTGKQAAHHLGLGEDAVVTVPTDERHRMDVDALDDTLTDLEGTPFALVATAGTTDFGSIDPLAAVADRAREHDLWFHVDAAYGGALAVTDRAPLLDGIERADSVAVDFHKLFYQPISCGALLVRDAASFEWMARNAAYLNPEAHDDAGVPNLVAKSMQTTRRFDALKPYLTFRALGRDGLAALIEGTLELAEDAAELVAAAEDFELLGEPTLNAVVFRYRPEQGLAEETVDRLNAATREALLSDGRAIVARTTVDGVTSLKFTLLNPTTTLDDVAAMLDIIRECAAAVSGQEVPR
- a CDS encoding IucA/IucC family protein, which encodes MSLHADRQPPSVDPAARADDATVHAFLNCYLRETGDYTVTDAPVAGVDPGPDGLLRTTLPAQDIELLAPLTYRSPTERHLFETPLRYRLPDGSTYPADAATLSTLVVRDLSLSRDGTGVPDALLERVLRSKQTTEQFVAARADAPDGAWLPFGDAEQALVFGHHRHPTPKSRQGITERDRPRYAPELGGSFPLAYFAADPDLVTTGSALSRPAPAMVEDCLRADDAVDDDLLAEFGDDVLLPVHPWQADYLRDQPHVQHLLGDGLSYLGELGGEYRPTTSVRTLYREDAPFMVKSSLAVTITNSVRTNKRAELERGVAVAELLDTDFGDELAAAFPDFDVVRDPAYLALDAGEGPESGLETTLRTNPFRGDLAERSTPVVALCQDPIDGRSRLERVVSDIATMEGRDAAAVSIDWFRQYLELSVRPALWLYLVQGVGVEAHQQNSVLTLDEEGYPSEFRYRDNQGFYFPESMYPEVESYLPGVGERADTICDDAVADERLRYYVVLNNALDVVNAFGSAGLVDERDLLAVLRGELERARDRYDRPSSSLLDPLLESPTVPCKANLLTRFRGLDELENDIENQSVYTDITNPIVTEL